Proteins encoded together in one Cicer arietinum cultivar CDC Frontier isolate Library 1 chromosome 4, Cicar.CDCFrontier_v2.0, whole genome shotgun sequence window:
- the LOC101513249 gene encoding alcohol acyltransferase 9-like yields the protein MSKSIDLPDCYNYKPTITITPCAPTPNHSLYLSNLDDQMYHRELVNHVFLFKKSVKVDTLKSSLSRVLVDYYPLAGRLRTSSEDENKLVVDCNGEGVLFAEASMDITAEELLIPCITQHKSLKKLKCKGYTKKILDTPLLVSQVTRLRCGGMILLVSLSHILLDGIGMSQFFNDWAHLTKNPNSNLTIKPYHNRDMLKIQEPPQIKFPHPVFIKEPEHTNPEQNFLMWFVTQTVVQTSITFGANEVLRLRKQCTTSSFKYVTDFEVILAHTWRSVTKVFNLSPTRVVRICFTANFRKKLKLPKGFCGNGFVLVSAESTVKDLVNSNNLDHNIKCIQQAKSYLDDEEYIKSTIDLLKDKTVILNESIIFYASQFNKAGIENVDFGEGKPSHVGPFGSDYCCMFYPVIGDPNAVRVMLSIPKNMVDNYHRYMVEIES from the exons atgtcaaaatccATTGATCTCCCAGATTGTTACAATTATAAGCCAACAATTACAATCACCCCTTGTGCACCAACACCAAATCACTCTCTTTATCTCTCTAATCTTGATGACCAAATGTACCACAGGGAATTAGTCAATCACGTTTTTCTCTTCAAGAAATCTGTAAAGGTAGATACCTTAAAATCTTCTCTATCAAGAGTTTTGGTGGATTACTACCCTTTAGCTGGGAGGTTGAGGACCAGCAGTGAGGATGAGAACAAGTTGGTGGTGGATTGCAATGGAGAAGGTGTTTTGTTTGCTGAGGCTTCCATGGATATCACTGCTGAAGAATTACTCATTCCTTGCATCACACAACATAAGTCATTGAAGAAGCTTAAGTGCAAGGggtatactaaaaaaatattagatactCCTCTTCTTGTATCTCAG gTGACGAGACTTCGTTGCGGAGGAATGATCTTACTCGTATCGCTAAGTCATATCTTGTTGGATGGCATTGGCATGtcacaattttttaatgattggGCCCATCTTACAAAAAACCCTAATAGTAATTTGACAATTAAACCTTATCATAATCGAGACATGTTGAAAATTCAAGAACCCCCACAAATAAAATTCCCTCACCCAGTATTCATCAAAGAACCGGAACACACTAATCCCGAACAAAACTTTCTCATGTGGTTTGTAACCCAAACAGTTGTCCAAACATCAATCACATTTGGAGCCAACGAGGTACTTCGCTTAAGGAAACAATGTACAACTTCATCGTTCAAGTATGTCACAGACTTTGAAGTGATACTAGCACACACATGGCGCTCCGTTACAAAAGTATTTAACTTATCTCCCACACGTGTTGTGAGAATTTGTTTCACTGCTAATTTTAGAAAGAAATTGAAACTTCCAAAAGGATTTTGTGGGAATGGGTTTGTTCTCGTGTCTGCTGAGAGCACAGTGAAGGATTTAGTGAATTCTAATAATCTAGATCACAATATAAAGTGTATACAACAAGCTAAGAGTTATTTGGACGATGAAGAGTATATTAAGTCAACGATTGATTTGTTGAAGGACAAAACCGTAATCTTGAATGAATCAATAATCTTTTATGCATCACAATTTAATAAAGCAGGGATTGAAAACGTAGATTTTGGAGAAGGGAAGCCTTCACATGTGGGCCCTTTTGGTAGTGATTATTGTTGCATGTTTTATCCTGTTATTGGAGATCCTAATGCGGTTAGAGTTATGCTTTCGATTCCCAAAAATATGGTGGACAATTATCATCGTTACATGGTGGAGATAGAGAGttag